Proteins encoded within one genomic window of Sphingomonas sp. KRR8:
- a CDS encoding helix-turn-helix domain-containing protein — protein sequence MAPDPRLASMSPDELRTHMRGLGYRTQAELAEAIGVSRSAVSLWLEGKVGVPRPVAMLLRMLLQAQRRAF from the coding sequence ATGGCCCCCGATCCCCGTCTCGCCTCGATGAGCCCCGACGAACTGCGCACCCACATGCGCGGGCTTGGCTATCGCACGCAGGCCGAGTTGGCCGAGGCGATCGGCGTCAGCCGCTCGGCCGTTTCCTTGTGGCTCGAGGGCAAGGTCGGTGTCCCCCGCCCCGTCGCCATGTTGCTCCGGATGTTGCTGCAGGCCCAGCGCCGCGCCTTCTGA
- a CDS encoding PilZ domain-containing protein — MNDFRSRIQSADNPAGHLLKAKNPRDKRDAPAAGDENLGEVVIPREEVRAADHRFEDRHRLAREAAITVRHKRKRLEVALVNLSGGGAMIECDAPFKLWDKVVLELAGGDPRGRIECAVRWIKHGRTGLEFAPETHIDADRATCDALLREVLEKSFADVEANADPLPAAFTTAGQFEAGADADGGDREESRRDELRHPMIWHGHVHFDYDSHKVRLRNISTSGALIESAHQFPIGAEIMLDLGEGAGHVFAQVSWSQGDQFGLAFTAPFDLARLAAAKPQVAIEGYVKPDYLKDDSRESSPWASQWGRLSVAQLKKTLGR; from the coding sequence ATGAACGATTTCCGGTCCCGCATTCAGTCAGCCGACAATCCGGCGGGGCACCTGCTCAAGGCCAAGAACCCGCGCGACAAGCGTGACGCGCCCGCCGCCGGGGACGAGAACCTCGGCGAGGTCGTCATTCCGCGTGAGGAAGTGCGCGCCGCCGACCACCGCTTCGAAGATCGCCACCGCCTCGCCCGCGAGGCTGCCATCACGGTTCGCCACAAGCGCAAGCGGCTCGAAGTCGCCCTGGTCAACCTGTCCGGCGGCGGCGCGATGATCGAATGCGACGCGCCCTTCAAGTTGTGGGACAAGGTCGTGCTGGAGCTTGCCGGCGGCGATCCGCGCGGCCGCATCGAATGCGCGGTACGCTGGATCAAGCACGGCCGTACGGGGCTCGAGTTCGCGCCCGAAACCCATATCGACGCCGACCGCGCGACCTGCGACGCCCTGCTCCGCGAAGTGCTTGAGAAAAGCTTCGCCGATGTCGAGGCCAACGCCGATCCGCTGCCGGCCGCCTTCACCACTGCGGGGCAGTTCGAGGCGGGAGCCGATGCTGACGGCGGCGATCGCGAAGAGTCCCGCCGCGACGAGCTTCGCCATCCGATGATCTGGCACGGCCACGTCCATTTCGACTACGACAGCCACAAGGTCCGGCTGCGTAACATTTCGACGAGCGGCGCACTGATCGAATCCGCCCACCAGTTCCCGATCGGGGCCGAGATCATGCTCGACCTCGGTGAAGGCGCGGGCCACGTCTTCGCCCAGGTCAGCTGGAGCCAGGGTGACCAGTTCGGCCTTGCCTTCACCGCGCCCTTCGACCTCGCCCGACTGGCCGCTGCCAAGCCGCAGGTCGCGATCGAAGGCTATGTAAAGCCCGACTACCTCAAGGACGACAGCCGCGAGAGCTCGCCTTGGGCATCCCAATGGGGTCGCCTCAGCGTTGCACAGCTCAAGAAGACGCTCGGCCGCTGA
- a CDS encoding PEPxxWA-CTERM sorting domain-containing protein has product MTISTTSQLSDVRQIRLGGIQAAAAVPERATWALMLMGLGAVGFSMRRRRVTARPTAQMA; this is encoded by the coding sequence GTGACGATCAGCACCACTTCGCAACTCAGCGATGTGCGGCAGATTCGTCTGGGCGGCATCCAGGCAGCGGCGGCCGTTCCCGAGCGGGCGACCTGGGCGCTGATGCTGATGGGCTTGGGCGCGGTCGGCTTCTCGATGCGCCGCCGGCGCGTGACGGCCCGGCCGACGGCTCAGATGGCGTAA
- the glnA gene encoding type I glutamate--ammonia ligase: MADKVTAASIMKRIEDEEIEWVDLRFTDPKGKWQHLTMVASAIDEDMLDDGFMFDGSSIGGWKAINESDMILKPDLNAIYVDPFSATPMMILVCNVVEPATGELYARDPRSTATRAEAYLKASGIADTAFVGPEAEFFMFDDVRFEDGYNVSYFKLDDIELPTNTGREYEGGNLAHRPRAKGGYFPVAPVDSAVDIRGEMVSTMLEMGLPCDKHHHEVAASQHELGLTYGTLVQTADRMQVYKYVVHQVAHAYGKTATFMPKPIAKDNGSGMHTHFSLWSGGKPMFAGNGYAGLSETALYFIGGVIKHARALNAFTNPTTNSYKRLVPGFEAPVLLAYSSRNRSASCRIPYGAGEKSKRVEFRFPDAMANPYLAYAAILMAGLDGIQNRIHPGEAMDKNLYDLPPAELVNVPTVCGSLREALSSLAADKDFLLKGDVFTADQIDAYIDLKWEEVMRWETTPSPVEFDMYYSM, translated from the coding sequence ATGGCCGACAAGGTGACCGCCGCCAGCATCATGAAGCGCATCGAGGATGAGGAGATCGAGTGGGTCGACCTTCGATTTACCGATCCCAAGGGCAAGTGGCAGCACCTGACGATGGTCGCCTCGGCCATCGACGAGGATATGCTCGACGACGGCTTCATGTTCGACGGCTCGTCCATCGGCGGCTGGAAGGCGATCAACGAAAGCGACATGATCCTCAAGCCGGATCTCAACGCGATCTACGTCGACCCCTTCTCGGCCACGCCGATGATGATCCTGGTCTGCAACGTGGTCGAGCCGGCGACCGGCGAACTCTACGCCCGCGATCCCCGCTCCACCGCCACACGCGCCGAGGCCTATCTCAAGGCCAGCGGCATCGCCGACACGGCGTTCGTCGGTCCGGAAGCCGAATTCTTCATGTTCGACGACGTCCGCTTCGAGGACGGCTACAACGTCAGCTACTTCAAGCTCGACGACATCGAGCTGCCAACCAACACCGGCCGCGAATATGAGGGCGGCAACCTCGCCCACCGTCCGCGCGCCAAGGGTGGCTACTTCCCAGTCGCGCCGGTCGACAGCGCCGTCGACATTCGCGGCGAGATGGTCTCGACCATGCTCGAGATGGGCTTGCCCTGCGACAAGCACCACCATGAGGTCGCCGCGTCCCAGCATGAGCTGGGCCTGACCTACGGCACCCTCGTCCAGACCGCCGACCGCATGCAGGTCTACAAATACGTCGTGCACCAGGTGGCCCACGCCTACGGCAAGACCGCGACCTTCATGCCCAAGCCGATCGCCAAGGATAATGGCTCGGGCATGCACACCCACTTTTCCTTGTGGTCGGGCGGCAAGCCGATGTTCGCCGGCAACGGCTATGCGGGCCTCAGCGAAACCGCGCTCTACTTCATCGGCGGCGTCATCAAGCACGCCCGTGCGCTGAACGCCTTCACCAACCCGACCACCAACAGCTACAAGCGGCTGGTGCCGGGCTTCGAGGCGCCCGTGCTGTTGGCTTATTCCAGCCGCAACCGCTCGGCCTCGTGCCGCATTCCCTACGGCGCGGGCGAGAAGTCGAAGCGCGTCGAGTTCCGCTTTCCGGACGCGATGGCCAACCCTTACCTCGCTTACGCCGCAATCCTGATGGCCGGCCTCGACGGTATCCAGAACCGCATCCACCCGGGTGAGGCGATGGACAAGAACCTGTACGACCTTCCGCCGGCCGAGTTGGTCAACGTTCCCACCGTTTGCGGCAGCCTGCGCGAGGCACTCTCCTCGCTCGCCGCCGACAAGGACTTCCTCCTCAAGGGCGACGTGTTCACCGCCGACCAGATCGACGCCTACATCGACCTCAAGTGGGAAGAAGTGATGCGGTGGGAGACCACCCCCAGCCCGGTCGAATTCGACATGTACTATTCGATGTAA
- a CDS encoding amino acid permease, with the protein MAEHHRLAQTLSWPHLVALGVGAIVGTGILTLIGVGAGKAGPAVILSFAIAGVICACAALAYAEVATMIPASGSAYTYSYVVFGELIAWMIGVALILEYSLVVSAVAVGWSGYAAGFLQRIGMALPEAITKGPALGGLVNLPAVFIIWVVAGLLIAGTRESATLNAILVLVKLAALALFVAVALPVFDAANFTPFMPNGFPRSGPAGSEVGVMAAAAIIFFAFYGFDAIATAAEEARNPGRDLAIGIVGSMAVCVVIYMVIAAAAIGAVPVASFAHSPEPLALVLSEIGQPWAARLLGASAVIALPTVILAFFYGQSRIFFTVARDGLLPPSLARVSRRGSPVRITLFTAVVVSIVAGIFPLDAIAALANAGTLAAFIAVCAAMLVLRRREPNAERKFRAPAASVIGVGGILGCLYLFYSLPLKTQLFFVIAQAIGVALYFIYGHGAAAKARADGTAA; encoded by the coding sequence ATGGCCGAGCATCACCGGCTGGCGCAGACGCTATCCTGGCCGCACCTGGTCGCGCTTGGCGTCGGCGCCATCGTCGGCACCGGTATCCTCACCCTGATCGGGGTCGGTGCCGGCAAGGCCGGACCGGCGGTGATCCTGAGCTTCGCCATCGCGGGCGTGATCTGCGCCTGCGCCGCGCTGGCTTATGCCGAGGTCGCGACCATGATCCCGGCGTCGGGTAGCGCCTACACCTACAGCTACGTCGTTTTTGGCGAGCTCATCGCATGGATGATCGGGGTCGCGCTGATCCTGGAATATAGCCTGGTGGTGAGCGCCGTGGCGGTCGGCTGGTCGGGCTATGCCGCCGGGTTCCTCCAACGGATCGGCATGGCCTTGCCGGAAGCGATCACCAAGGGGCCGGCGCTGGGTGGCCTCGTCAACCTGCCGGCCGTATTCATCATCTGGGTCGTGGCCGGGCTGCTGATCGCGGGCACACGGGAGAGCGCCACGCTGAACGCCATTCTGGTGCTGGTGAAGCTGGCGGCGCTGGCCTTGTTCGTCGCGGTTGCCCTGCCGGTGTTCGATGCGGCGAACTTCACGCCGTTCATGCCCAACGGCTTTCCGCGCAGTGGACCGGCCGGAAGCGAGGTCGGGGTGATGGCCGCGGCGGCGATCATCTTCTTCGCCTTCTATGGCTTCGACGCGATCGCCACCGCCGCCGAGGAGGCGCGCAACCCGGGCCGCGACCTGGCGATCGGAATCGTCGGCTCGATGGCCGTGTGCGTGGTGATCTACATGGTGATCGCCGCCGCGGCGATCGGCGCCGTGCCGGTGGCGAGCTTCGCGCACAGCCCCGAGCCGCTGGCGCTGGTGCTGAGCGAGATCGGACAGCCGTGGGCCGCGCGCCTGCTGGGCGCATCGGCGGTGATCGCGCTGCCGACCGTGATCCTGGCCTTTTTCTACGGGCAGAGCCGGATCTTCTTCACCGTGGCCCGCGACGGGCTGCTGCCGCCGTCGCTGGCGCGGGTGTCGCGCCGGGGATCGCCGGTGCGCATCACCCTGTTCACCGCGGTGGTGGTGTCGATCGTGGCCGGCATCTTCCCGCTCGACGCCATCGCGGCGCTGGCCAATGCGGGAACGCTGGCGGCGTTCATTGCGGTCTGCGCGGCGATGCTGGTGCTGCGCCGGCGGGAGCCGAATGCGGAGCGAAAGTTCCGCGCGCCCGCCGCATCGGTGATCGGTGTGGGCGGCATCCTGGGGTGCCTCTACCTCTTCTACAGCCTGCCGCTGAAGACGCAGTTGTTCTTCGTCATCGCCCAGGCGATCGGCGTGGCGCTCTACTTCATCTACGGCCACGGCGCGGCGGCGAAGGCACGGGCGGACGGCACCGCCGCCTAG
- a CDS encoding P-II family nitrogen regulator, giving the protein MKKIEAIIKPFKLDDVKDALHDVGVSGMTVTEVKGFGRQKGHTELYRGAEYVIDFLPKVKVEVVVESGLVDNVVDAIMTAARTGRIGDGKIFVSDVSDAIRIRTGDRGHDAI; this is encoded by the coding sequence GTGAAGAAGATCGAAGCCATCATCAAGCCGTTCAAGCTCGACGACGTGAAGGACGCGCTTCACGACGTGGGCGTCAGCGGCATGACCGTCACCGAGGTCAAGGGCTTCGGCCGGCAGAAGGGCCATACAGAGCTCTACCGCGGCGCCGAATATGTGATCGATTTCCTGCCCAAGGTGAAGGTCGAGGTGGTGGTCGAAAGCGGTCTGGTCGACAATGTCGTGGACGCGATCATGACCGCTGCCCGCACCGGCCGCATCGGCGACGGCAAGATCTTCGTGTCGGATGTTTCGGACGCCATCCGCATCCGCACTGGCGACCGGGGGCATGACGCGATCTAA